In Lates calcarifer isolate ASB-BC8 unplaced genomic scaffold, TLL_Latcal_v3 scaffold_55_116, whole genome shotgun sequence, one DNA window encodes the following:
- the LOC108882209 gene encoding H-2 class II histocompatibility antigen, E-S beta chain: MASSFLSFSLLFIAVCSADGFREYSVDRCVFNSTDLSGIEYIYSTYYNKIEDVRFSSSVGKFVGYTEPGLKYAEDWNSDPSYLAQMRAQKETYCLNNVGIDYQVVLSKSVKPSVVMSSTTPPAGKHPAMLVCSVYDFYPKQIRVSWTRDGQEVTSDVTSTEELADADWYYQVHSHLEYTPRSGEKISCVVEHASLKEPLVTDWDPSMPESERNKIAIGASGLILGLILSLAGFIYYRRKARGRILVPTN; this comes from the exons ATGGCTTCATCCTTTCTCagcttctccctcctcttcatcgCTGTCTGCTCAGCAG ATGGATTTAGGGAATATTCAGTGGACCGTTGTGTGTTTAACTCCACTGATCTGAGCGGCATCGAGTACATCTACTCTACTTATTACAACAAAATAGAGGACGTCAggttcagcagcagtgtgggGAAGTTTGTTGGATACACTGAGCCTGGTCTGAAGTATGCTGAGGACTGGAACAGTGACCCTTCATACCTGGCTCAGATGAGAGCTCAGAAGGAGACATACTGCCTTAACAACGTTGGAATTGACTACCAGGTTGTTCTGTCTAAGTCAG TCAAACCCTCTGTGGTAATGAGCTCCACGACGCCCCCTGCTGGTAAACATCCTGCCATGTTGGTCTGCAGCGTCTACGACTTCTACCCCAAACAGATCAGAGTGAGCTGGACCAGAGACGGACAGGAAGTCACCTCTGATGTCACTTCCACTGAGGAGCTGGCAGATGCTGACTGGTACTACCAGGTCCACTCTCACCTGGAGTACACTCCCAG GTCTGGAGAGAAGATCTCCTGTGTGGTGGAGCACGCCAGCCTGAAAGAACCTCTGGTTACTGACTGGG ATCCGTCCATGCCTGAGTCAGAGAGGAACAAGATCGCCATCGGAGCCTCAGGACTGATCCTGGGTCTGATCTTATCTCTGGCTGGATTCATCTACTACAGGAGGAAGGCCCGAG GACGGATCCTGGTTCCCACCAACTGA
- the LOC108882210 gene encoding HLA class II histocompatibility antigen, DP alpha 1 chain, protein MMMMMMKVSELVLVLSCVLCVSADVFHEDLAIGGCSDTDGEEMYSLDGEEKWYADFINKRGVEPLPSFIDHISYQEGTYEQAEADQQICRQNLKVDQQMYKNTPLQFDPPSSPMIYTRDKVELGVKNTLICHVSGFYPAPVNVSWTKNEQKVTEGTSINVPFPLKDGSFTQISRLDFIPQLGDVYTCTVRHPALNQPLTRIWDVEVQQPSIGPAVFCGVGLTVGLLGVAAGTFFLIKGNECS, encoded by the exons atgatgatgatgatgatgaaggtgtcAGAGCTGGTCCTCGTCCtctcctgtgtcctctgtgtctctgctgacG TTTTCCATGAGGACCTTGCTATCGGCGGCTGTTCAGACACTGATGGAGAGGAGATGTACTCTCTGGATGGTGAAGAGAAGTGGTACGCAGACTTCATCAACAAGAGAGGAGTCGAGCCTCTGCCCAGTTTTATTGATCATATCAGCTACCAGGAAGGAACTTATGAACAAGCTGAGGCTGATCAACAGATCTGCAGACAGAACTTGAAAGTAGATCAACAGATGTATAAGAACACTCCACTGCAGTTCG ATCCTCCTTCCAGTCCAATGATCTACACCAGAGACAAAGTGGAGCTGGGAGTGAAGAACACTCTGATCTGTCATGTGTCTGGTTTCTATCCTGCTCCTGTCAACGTCTCCTGGACCAAGAACGAGCAGAAGGTGACTGAAGGAACCAGCATCAACGTCCCCTTTCCACTCAAAGATGGTTCCTTCACCCAGATCTCCAGACTGGATTTCATCCCACAGCTGGGAGATGTCTACACCTGCACAGTGAGACACCCAGCTCTGAACCAACCACTGACCAGAATCTGGG atgtggagGTGCAGCAGCCCAGTATTGGACCTGCAGTCTTCTGTGGAGTGGGTCTGACTGTCGGTCTGCTCGGTGTCGCTGCAGGAACCTTCTTCCTCATCAAAGGAAATGAGTgcagctga
- the LOC108882211 gene encoding eukaryotic translation initiation factor 4E type 2, protein MNQLQRLREEEESEGYHDDTDETNNNNNRHKVSPGAGEHPLQYNYTFWFSRRTPSRPSSSQSYEQNIRQIGTVASVEQFWRFYSHLIRPGDLSGHSDFHLFKEGIKPMWEDECNRGGGKWIIRLRKGLASRFWENMILAMVGEQFMVGEEICGAVVSVRFQEDILSIWNRTSNDQTTTSRIRDTLRRVLNLPSNTIMEYKTHNDSLRDNSSFRNTKISL, encoded by the exons ATGAACCAGCTGCAGCG tctgagagaggaggaggagtcagagGGTTACCATGACGACactgatgaaacaaacaacaacaacaacagacacaag gtgagTCCAGGTGCAGGTGAACACCCCCTCCAGTACAACTACACCTTCTGGTTCAGCAGGAGAACTCCGAGTCGTCCGTCCAGCTCCCAGAGCTACGAACAGAACATCCGACAGATCGGCACCGTGGCCTCG GTGGAGCAGTTCTGGAGGTTCTACAGTCACCTGATCAGACCAGGTGACCTCAGTGGACACAGCGACTTCCACCTGTTCAAGGAGGGAATCAAACCCATGTGGGAG GATGAGTGTAACCGTGGGGGGGGGAAGTGGATCATCCGTCTGCGTAAAGGTCTGGCGAGTCGTTTCTGGGAGAACATGATCCTGGCCATGGTGGGGGAGCAGTTCATGGTGGGGGAGGAGATCTGTGGAGCCGTGGTCTCTGTCCGCTTCCAG GAGGACATCCTGTCGATCTGGAACAGGACGTCCAACGATCAGACGACGACGTCCAGGATCAGAGACACTCTGAGACGAGTCCTGAACCTCCCGTCCAACACCATCATGGAGTACAAGACCCACAACGACAGCCTCag